Genomic window (Candidatus Omnitrophota bacterium):
TGCGCCGGGTCACCGGGCTTAACACTGACGCGAAAGGCGTTGTGAGTCATTCCGGCGCTACTAGTCTTCGTTCTCATCAAATCCGCGGCGAAAAAGTTCATCATGTGCAACGCGCTTTGACCAAGCCGGAAATGTTCGGCAAAGAAAGCGGAGATCTCTTGGTGGTTGGCTGGGGAAGTACTCGCGGTGTTATTGAAGAAGCCATTGATATGTGCAAAGGCGAAAATCTTTCCGCTTCAGGAATGCATTTAAAGATCGTCCACCCGCTACCTTTGATGCTCAAAGACATTTTCACGAATTTTAAAAAGGTTGTTACCGTAGAAGTGGCTTACGGCGACGAATTAGCGCCGCCACCATTAGCGCTTTTGTTGCGCAGTGCGACATTAGCGGATGTTCAGCCGGCTTTAGCCCGTCCGACGGGTCGCCCCATCACGCCGCGCGGTATTTTGTCTAAAATTAAGGAGATCTTAAAATGAGCGCTCCTGCTGAAAATAAATTACCACAACCTGTAACCATTAAAGACTTAAACACCGATAATCCGCGTTGGTGCGTTGCCTGCGGCGATTTCGGTATTCTTATGGGAATAAAGCGATTTATCGTTGATGCCGCTCTTCGTCCGGAAAAAACAGTGAACATTTCCGGCATTGGCTGTTCCGGCCGCGCGCCGAACTACATCAACACCTACGGTATTCATGGTATTCATGGGCGCCCCATTACTCTTGCCATGGGGCTGGCTTTAGCGCGCCCTGATCTAAATCTTTTTGTGGAATCCGGCGACGGCGATGCCTTAAGTATCGGCGGAAATCATCTCATTCACGGCATCAATAAGAATTTCAAATGCGTTTTTCTTCTTTTTGATAATGAACTTTACGCCTTAACGAAAAGCCAGACTTCTCCTACAACTCGAAAAGGGCACAAAACCAATACACAACCTTTCGGAACGTATCTCGAGCCGCTTAATCCGGTTCGCCTTGCGCTAGGCATCGGCGCGTCTTTTGTGGCGAGCACCACCGACTGGATGCCGGATCATTTGGCCAGCACGTTAAAAGCGGCGTTCGCCCATCCGGGTTTTGCCTTTGTTCATATTTCTCAGCGCTGTCCGCATTATGACGAAGCGAATTTTGATCATAAAACCAGTTCTTGGTTTTCTTTCTTGACGCATGAAAATGGAATTGCCGCCGACAAACGCCTTTCGGATAAAACCGAAGTGATCGTTCACGACCCAAGCCAGATCACCAAAGCGTTCGAATATGCTGAAAGTCCTCGTCGGCATTACGGGCTTTTTTATCAAGACGCTAAAAAAGCTCGCTACGATGCAATTCTGCAAAATCAAACGAAGAGTGCAGAACAAAAACCTCGCGATAAAATTCTCGACCGATTTCTTTTATAAAATAGGAAGATCCTGATGGCAAATATTGAAAATGTGGTGATCGTCGGTTCCGGCCCGGCCGCTCATGCGGCCGCCATTTATACCGGACGCGCTAAGCTTGACCCTTTGCTTTATGAAGGATTTTTAGCGGGCGGAATTGCCGCCGGCGGACAGCTCACCACCACCACCGAAGTAGAAAATTATCCCGGATTTCCCGAAGGGATCAGCGGCCCGGAACTGATGCAAAGAATGCGTGAACAATCCATTAAGTGCGCCACGCGTATCAAAACCCAAACCGTTACCAAAGTTGACCTCACAGCAAAACCTTTCAAAGTTTTCATTGATTCCGAAGTTGTTTTAACCAAAACCTTGATCATTGCGACCGGCGCCACCGCCAAACGCATGCATGTTCCGGGCGAAGAACAGCTTTGGCAGCGGGGAATTTCCGCCTGCGCGGTTTGCGACGGCGCGCTTCCCATTTTTCGTAATAAAGTCTTAGCGGTGGTGGGCGGCGGCGATTCGGCGGCGGAAGAATCCACCTATTTAACGAAATTCGCCAGCAAAATAGTTCTTTTGGTGCGCCGCGATGTTTTACGCGCGTCCAAAGCCATGCAAGAACGCGTTTTATCCGATAAAAAAATAGAAGTTCTCTGGAATACCGTTTTAGTTGATGTTGTTGGCGATAAAGCCCTTTCCGGCGTGAAGATCAAAAACGTCAAAACCAACCAAGAAAGCACGCTGGAAGTCGGCGGGCTTTTTTACGCCATCGGCCATCAACCCAATACCGCGTTTTTAGAAGGTCAACTCCAGCTAGACGAAACAGGCTACATTTTAACCAAACCGGGAACCACTCAAACCAATATTCCCGGTGTTTTCGCCTGTGGCGATGTGCAAGACAAGGCCTATCGCCAAGCCATTACCGCGGCCGGTTCGGGCTGTATGGCGGCTTTGGAAGCCGAACGCCTGCTTAATCATTAAGATTTTTCTCGCCCAGTCCTCCCGTCATTTCCATTGTCATCTTTTCAAGAATATGTTAGTATAACCCCGTAATTCACAACAACTTAAAGCGAAACTGCGCAAGAAACCTATGGACAATCTCCCTTACTCTAAGTCAGAATCCTGGAAAATGTTCGATAAGATCTCCGGCCGATATGATCTGCTCAATCGGCTTTTATCATTTGGGCTGGATATCGGCTGGCGCAAGAAAATCGTCTCCTTTCTGCCCCCAAAAAACGATTTAACCATTCTTGATCTTGCCACCGGAACCGGGGATGTTCTGCTTTATCTTTTTGAGCAGACAAAATCCATCAAAATAGCTTACGGCATTGATCTTTCGGAAAAAATGCTTCTGATTGGCCAAGAAAAGATAAAGACGCGCAAGTTAGAAGCACAGATCATCTTAAAAAACGGCGACATTAATCAAATCCCGTTTGAAGAAAATTATTTTGACGCGGCAACCATTGCGTTCGGAATTCGTAACGTGGTCAATCCAAAACAGGTTTTAAGTGAAATGTTGCGTGTTTTAAAGCCGGGCGGACGGGCGATCATATTAGAATTTGCTATTCCCGAAAACGCTTTAGTGCGCCCCATTTTTACCTTTTATTTGAGAAAAATTTTGCCCGCCGTCGGCGCGCTTATTTCCGGAAATCTTAAAGCCTATAAATATCTTAATCAAACGGTAGAAACGTTTATGTACGGCGAAGAATTTTGCCAAGCGATGGGTGCTTGCGGTTTTCTTAATGTCCGCGCTCACCCCCTGACGTTTCAAACGGCGATGATCTATACAGGTGAAAAACCCTAAGCGATGAGTCAGGCGATCGAAGAAAAACAAATTTTAACCTTTAATGAAGCGAAAGAGTTTTGCGCCGGAGAAATACGACGCCTTGCCGAAGAGCTTCCTTTAGGCAAAAACCGCATCATTCGTTTTGAAGTTAAAATTAATTCTGCCGATCTACCGCAGTTTTTAGCGTCTAACGCGTCAAATTCCAAAATTTACTGGTCCAGCCGTGAATCGTATTTGCCCGACCGGCAGGGAAGTTTTGAAACCGCGGGCTTAGGAATTTCTTACGCGCTTTCCGGAACCAGCATCATTGATTACGATGCCATCTTTCACGAATTGAACCGGTATCTGTCCGGCGATAACAAGAATGTTAAGTTTTTTGGCGGAATAGCGTTTAACCATACCTCAATCGATAAAAACTGGGAAGAATTTGGAAGTTATCGTTTTGTTTTGCCTCGTTTTGAAGTTCTTAAACGTAATCAGCAAACATTTTTTGCCTGTAATGTTTTCGGAAATGTTTTTAGCGCCCGGGAAGCCGAAAGAATTCTTCAAGAATTAGAAAGCCTAAAATGCCCAAATGAAAAAACATCTTTGATGTTTCCGCGGCTTATTTCCCGTAGCGATGAACCAAAGAAATCCGAATGGATAAAAAAAGTTGATGCGCTCATCAAACGTCTTAAGAATAAAACTTTAGAAAAAACGGTCTTAGCGCGCCAATCGGTCTTTGAATTTGCCGAAAATCCCGATCCCTGGGCTATTCTTAGAGAACTTAAAAGTATTTCTCCCGATTGTTTTCATTTTTGTTTTTCACCTATTGATGCGGCCGCTTTTATCGGCGCTTCGCCCGAAAGGCTTTATAAGCGCGACGGAAAAACGGTTCGAACCGAGGCTATTGCCGGAACGCGTCCGCGCGGGCGATCATCGGAAAGTGATTCAAAATTAAAACAGGAACTTCTTAATTCA
Coding sequences:
- a CDS encoding thiamine pyrophosphate-dependent enzyme, coding for MSAPAENKLPQPVTIKDLNTDNPRWCVACGDFGILMGIKRFIVDAALRPEKTVNISGIGCSGRAPNYINTYGIHGIHGRPITLAMGLALARPDLNLFVESGDGDALSIGGNHLIHGINKNFKCVFLLFDNELYALTKSQTSPTTRKGHKTNTQPFGTYLEPLNPVRLALGIGASFVASTTDWMPDHLASTLKAAFAHPGFAFVHISQRCPHYDEANFDHKTSSWFSFLTHENGIAADKRLSDKTEVIVHDPSQITKAFEYAESPRRHYGLFYQDAKKARYDAILQNQTKSAEQKPRDKILDRFLL
- a CDS encoding isochorismate synthase, with translation MSQAIEEKQILTFNEAKEFCAGEIRRLAEELPLGKNRIIRFEVKINSADLPQFLASNASNSKIYWSSRESYLPDRQGSFETAGLGISYALSGTSIIDYDAIFHELNRYLSGDNKNVKFFGGIAFNHTSIDKNWEEFGSYRFVLPRFEVLKRNQQTFFACNVFGNVFSAREAERILQELESLKCPNEKTSLMFPRLISRSDEPKKSEWIKKVDALIKRLKNKTLEKTVLARQSVFEFAENPDPWAILRELKSISPDCFHFCFSPIDAAAFIGASPERLYKRDGKTVRTEAIAGTRPRGRSSESDSKLKQELLNSPKELKEHQFVAEAIEDALEQVCTRWDMETKSTLLALKSGQHLLTSFKGNLKKDTDDAEILSLLHPTPAVAGCPTDKALKVIKQFEPFKRGWYAAPVGWVGFDSCEFAVGIRSGLILNNKLFVYAGAGIVEDSNPQDEWDEVETKIGSFIKIFESSKL
- the ubiE gene encoding bifunctional demethylmenaquinone methyltransferase/2-methoxy-6-polyprenyl-1,4-benzoquinol methylase UbiE; translation: MDNLPYSKSESWKMFDKISGRYDLLNRLLSFGLDIGWRKKIVSFLPPKNDLTILDLATGTGDVLLYLFEQTKSIKIAYGIDLSEKMLLIGQEKIKTRKLEAQIILKNGDINQIPFEENYFDAATIAFGIRNVVNPKQVLSEMLRVLKPGGRAIILEFAIPENALVRPIFTFYLRKILPAVGALISGNLKAYKYLNQTVETFMYGEEFCQAMGACGFLNVRAHPLTFQTAMIYTGEKP
- the trxB gene encoding thioredoxin-disulfide reductase, producing MANIENVVIVGSGPAAHAAAIYTGRAKLDPLLYEGFLAGGIAAGGQLTTTTEVENYPGFPEGISGPELMQRMREQSIKCATRIKTQTVTKVDLTAKPFKVFIDSEVVLTKTLIIATGATAKRMHVPGEEQLWQRGISACAVCDGALPIFRNKVLAVVGGGDSAAEESTYLTKFASKIVLLVRRDVLRASKAMQERVLSDKKIEVLWNTVLVDVVGDKALSGVKIKNVKTNQESTLEVGGLFYAIGHQPNTAFLEGQLQLDETGYILTKPGTTQTNIPGVFACGDVQDKAYRQAITAAGSGCMAALEAERLLNH